From Limibacter armeniacum, one genomic window encodes:
- a CDS encoding glycoside hydrolase family 2 protein — translation MKKIFSLIFTVLLAYHLQAQLPAGYPKTNRVKENINLDWKFSKMLKGEKPSEENFDDRAWEKVNLPHNPDPLALDLDSVTEHWRQETFLRDQNWYRKKMRIDLTENEKAFIEFEGVHNATELYVNGNFVGRFAVNGYVSHHFDITDFVKSGEVNTIVVNADNSYDPMIAPDPDETDYVKWAGIYRDVYLVKTNRLHVNFNWEDAFAGVHITTPTVKKRNGTVSVRTTVVNEYSEASDCRIETMIVDADGAVVKKMTARSNVGQGQHKVFRQTTDIVDNYHLWSPDHPYLYRAVSVVYLNDKPVDFIENTFGFRSIELVDGQGLLLNGEPFFMIGINRHQNYPHIGDAVPNSMHFEAALAYKKAGVNAIRLSHYPQDNAFIEACDKLGIVLYEEPSTWILWDQGEWMDKLEQSMRMMVRNHRNHPSIIIWGAGINHRGPVPQLNSAAKEEDPFRLTASASSPWCGVKNAGGADIYATMDYRRTDWPEGDFCLVMEHGESNDGLAQQFHISRYKKRKNNIGALLWVGADYNRLRPNPKEHDMYTEYGMQTIYRVPRPAYYWYQSENSKVPFVHIADESVYKNEKIHVYSNAPKVALYANDKLVAIQSADNDPLRIMNKFPSFTFRYQWTNEKLTAKALYEYENIPLATHTRTKAGEPYALKLAVDNPSLQLTAGGSDLKMIRAYVVDKNGEVVINADNKVHFETKGAGTVVYEKEAFVENMQVYHGVATVYLSGTAKAGEVEIKATSGKLKSATIELTTVPFIADELAKNAQPIYDNPIYKIDIQTEGQLSQFGWEVANGGDSDAFTFQLGESTFSVTADEGLKWRKGTYTILGDLAFMGCDGVYTDAGDLKLTITGLSKGKYELKTYHHSFENRNKLFPYNMAVTRRDARDVFSYISDDEPVGIFNAKDIGERKPISVTNIIESNGTDPVEIYFRTDKESAATWLNGLEFKRVHNSIVEKRGI, via the coding sequence ATGAAAAAGATATTCAGTCTGATATTTACTGTGCTGCTTGCCTATCACCTACAAGCACAGCTACCTGCAGGCTATCCGAAAACCAATAGGGTAAAAGAAAACATCAACCTTGACTGGAAGTTTTCCAAAATGCTCAAAGGTGAAAAGCCTTCCGAAGAAAACTTTGATGATAGGGCTTGGGAGAAGGTCAATTTACCACATAATCCTGATCCGCTAGCTTTAGACCTGGACAGTGTCACGGAGCATTGGAGACAAGAGACTTTTCTGAGAGATCAGAACTGGTACCGTAAAAAAATGCGAATTGATTTGACAGAAAACGAGAAAGCTTTTATCGAATTTGAAGGAGTCCACAATGCGACAGAGTTATACGTAAATGGAAATTTTGTCGGTCGTTTTGCCGTGAACGGGTATGTCTCGCATCATTTTGATATTACGGATTTTGTAAAGTCAGGGGAGGTAAACACCATTGTGGTCAATGCGGATAACAGTTATGACCCTATGATTGCCCCTGACCCGGATGAGACGGATTATGTGAAATGGGCAGGTATCTATCGAGATGTTTATCTGGTCAAAACCAATAGACTTCACGTCAACTTCAATTGGGAAGATGCGTTTGCGGGAGTTCACATTACGACTCCAACCGTAAAAAAACGGAATGGAACAGTATCGGTAAGAACAACCGTTGTCAACGAATATTCGGAAGCATCAGATTGTCGAATCGAGACAATGATCGTGGATGCGGATGGAGCCGTTGTGAAAAAAATGACTGCTAGGTCTAACGTTGGACAAGGACAGCACAAAGTCTTCCGACAGACGACGGATATTGTGGATAACTACCATCTTTGGTCACCTGATCACCCGTATCTGTACCGTGCCGTTTCTGTCGTTTACCTAAATGATAAGCCTGTAGATTTTATAGAAAATACCTTTGGTTTCCGTTCGATCGAGCTGGTCGATGGACAAGGGTTGCTGCTGAATGGAGAGCCCTTTTTTATGATTGGTATCAACCGTCATCAAAACTATCCACATATCGGTGATGCAGTACCCAACAGTATGCATTTTGAAGCGGCTTTGGCGTATAAGAAAGCGGGGGTAAATGCGATTCGTCTTTCACATTATCCACAAGACAATGCCTTTATCGAGGCTTGTGACAAGTTGGGAATTGTGCTTTACGAAGAGCCATCCACTTGGATTCTATGGGATCAAGGAGAATGGATGGACAAGTTGGAGCAGTCCATGCGTATGATGGTTCGTAATCACCGCAATCATCCATCGATCATCATTTGGGGAGCAGGTATCAATCACAGAGGTCCTGTACCGCAGCTCAACAGTGCGGCTAAAGAAGAAGACCCTTTCCGACTAACGGCAAGTGCATCTAGTCCGTGGTGTGGAGTGAAAAATGCAGGAGGAGCTGATATCTATGCGACGATGGATTACCGCAGAACGGATTGGCCAGAGGGAGACTTCTGTCTGGTGATGGAGCATGGAGAGTCCAATGATGGACTAGCACAGCAGTTCCATATTTCTCGTTATAAAAAGCGTAAAAATAATATTGGTGCGCTGCTTTGGGTTGGCGCTGATTATAATCGTCTTCGCCCGAATCCAAAGGAGCATGATATGTATACAGAATACGGAATGCAAACCATTTACCGTGTGCCTCGTCCTGCCTACTATTGGTATCAATCTGAAAATTCAAAAGTTCCTTTCGTACACATTGCAGATGAATCTGTTTATAAAAATGAAAAAATACATGTGTACAGCAATGCGCCAAAAGTAGCTTTGTATGCAAACGATAAATTGGTAGCCATCCAAAGTGCCGATAACGATCCACTGCGTATTATGAACAAGTTTCCGTCTTTTACATTCCGATATCAGTGGACGAATGAAAAACTGACAGCCAAAGCACTATATGAGTATGAAAATATTCCTTTGGCTACGCACACCCGTACCAAAGCAGGGGAACCATACGCATTGAAATTAGCGGTTGATAATCCAAGTCTTCAATTGACTGCAGGAGGATCAGACTTAAAGATGATTAGGGCGTATGTAGTAGATAAAAATGGGGAAGTAGTCATTAATGCAGATAACAAAGTACATTTTGAAACAAAAGGGGCAGGTACCGTTGTGTATGAAAAGGAAGCATTTGTGGAAAATATGCAAGTCTACCATGGAGTGGCAACTGTATACTTGAGTGGAACGGCTAAGGCAGGTGAAGTTGAAATTAAAGCTACTTCCGGAAAGCTGAAATCGGCTACAATAGAACTAACAACTGTCCCTTTTATAGCGGATGAATTAGCTAAAAATGCCCAACCTATTTATGATAATCCTATCTACAAAATTGACATTCAGACAGAAGGACAATTGTCACAGTTTGGTTGGGAAGTTGCCAATGGTGGAGACAGTGATGCTTTTACATTTCAACTTGGGGAGAGCACTTTCTCTGTTACAGCGGATGAAGGATTGAAATGGCGGAAAGGAACTTACACCATACTCGGTGATTTGGCATTTATGGGGTGTGATGGGGTGTACACAGATGCGGGTGATTTGAAATTGACTATTACTGGATTATCAAAAGGCAAATACGAATTGAAAACCTACCATCATTCTTTTGAAAATAGGAATAAGCTTTTCCCTTACAATATGGCAGTGACCAGAAGAGATGCAAGAGATGTGTTTTCTTATATCTCTGACGATGAGCCTGTAGGTATTTTTAATGCGAAAGATATAGGGGAGCGTAAACCAATCTCAGTGACGAATATTATTGAAAGCAATGGTACCGATCCGGTAGAGATTTATTTCAGAACAGATAAGGAAAGTGCGGCTACATGGCTCAATGGATTGGAGTTCAAAAGAGTCCATAATAGCATAGTAGAGAAGAGAGGGATATAA
- a CDS encoding glycoside hydrolase family 30 protein, with amino-acid sequence MNNIQYILNPILGICLLFLSNGIFAQSNLDVKTWFVQFERGEASPLQEVNNKDVKGNAGWKNRIYIQPEVVFQEIEGIGGAFNEIGGEALHSLPQDVQQQILQNLFSEEGAGFTFCRTAIGASDFGLDAYSYSMVPDDYNMKHFSIERDQKYVLPYIKGALAVNPNMTLFASPWSPPGWMKESGEMEGLKVDGNELKNNPKVYKAYADYFVKYVRAYHENGVDIDRICIQNENDADTKYPSCIFPAKEMVSFANDYLIPAFKKNKIKAKVYAGTFRVVNQMDLMDFVAIKELGEIDGVGIQYTDARFISDAQTFKPDLKIFHTEGHCYNGENSVEQAAHRLEEVANYINSGSTTFTYWNMILNETTKSGWGWTQNSLININRETGEVYYNPDYNAMYIISKFIKPGDKRIASVCRGKYPMISVKSPDGTIKVLIVNGNTANDTFELVVNDKVLKVNIPANRLTAVTILQKDI; translated from the coding sequence ATGAATAATATACAATACATACTTAACCCAATATTGGGGATTTGTCTGCTTTTTTTAAGTAATGGCATTTTTGCGCAAAGCAACCTTGATGTAAAAACTTGGTTTGTACAGTTTGAAAGGGGAGAGGCATCTCCTTTACAGGAAGTCAACAATAAAGATGTTAAAGGAAATGCTGGCTGGAAGAATAGAATTTATATCCAACCTGAAGTAGTATTTCAAGAGATAGAAGGAATTGGGGGAGCTTTCAATGAAATAGGCGGGGAAGCATTGCATTCGCTTCCTCAAGATGTACAACAGCAAATATTGCAAAATCTTTTTTCGGAAGAAGGAGCTGGATTTACTTTCTGTCGTACAGCTATTGGCGCTAGCGATTTTGGGCTCGATGCCTATAGTTATTCAATGGTACCGGATGACTATAATATGAAACACTTTTCTATAGAAAGGGATCAAAAATATGTCTTGCCCTACATCAAAGGGGCGTTGGCGGTAAACCCCAATATGACCTTATTTGCTTCTCCTTGGAGTCCTCCAGGTTGGATGAAAGAAAGTGGAGAAATGGAAGGGTTAAAAGTGGATGGAAATGAGCTGAAGAACAACCCTAAAGTGTATAAAGCCTACGCTGACTATTTTGTGAAGTACGTTCGGGCTTATCATGAAAACGGAGTGGACATTGATCGTATCTGTATTCAGAATGAAAATGATGCAGATACCAAGTATCCGAGTTGTATTTTTCCTGCGAAGGAAATGGTGAGTTTTGCAAATGATTACCTGATTCCTGCTTTTAAGAAAAACAAAATAAAGGCGAAGGTTTATGCAGGTACTTTCAGAGTCGTTAATCAAATGGATCTGATGGATTTTGTGGCAATCAAAGAACTGGGTGAAATAGATGGAGTAGGGATTCAATATACAGATGCTCGCTTTATTTCAGATGCCCAAACTTTCAAGCCTGATTTGAAAATTTTCCATACGGAAGGGCATTGCTATAATGGCGAAAATTCTGTTGAACAAGCTGCACATCGTTTAGAAGAAGTGGCCAATTATATTAACAGTGGTAGTACCACTTTTACATATTGGAATATGATTCTGAATGAAACGACCAAAAGCGGTTGGGGATGGACACAAAACTCTCTGATCAATATTAATAGAGAAACAGGAGAGGTCTACTACAATCCTGACTACAATGCCATGTATATCATCAGCAAGTTTATCAAGCCAGGAGACAAACGCATTGCATCAGTTTGTCGAGGAAAATACCCAATGATATCGGTGAAATCTCCTGACGGAACCATTAAAGTATTAATTGTAAATGGTAATACAGCTAATGATACTTTTGAGTTGGTAGTGAATGATAAAGTGTTAAAGGTCAATATACCTGCTAACAGATTAACGGCTGTAACCATTTTGCAGAAAGACATTTAA
- a CDS encoding glycoside hydrolase family 3 N-terminal domain-containing protein, which yields MHANIKNRLLSTLLCLSLFSCKPSAHQFGNSPNQVQNAGITAQREKTIQQKVSAIMDTLSLEQKVLQLMGEADQPKLARGEAISGYNIEGATTLPQQIGISCSWNPELLRINTGYTSRLMRSLGTTLALSPMLDVSRNAHWGRMEESFGESEYLTSRMGLAFVKGMQTDDLSKGVATTTKHFAGYGGKNDNLRVFYEEILMPHEVAIRLGNSQSLMPGYHSYQGVPAHASAFLLQDVLRNQWGYDGVVVSDYFAIKQIHNSYHYAKDTLEAVAMALKNGIHLELPNGDYYKQLPGALEKGMISMEDIDNAVRHILTLKGRLGLLDMPPVPQKNVELDPVDYRERAYISAAQSLVLLKNKGILPLSDDIKKIALVGPNADAVESLLGDYTHQTLSLYWGKQPLDGLNPKLITLLEGLQSKVNDQVEILYERGCDWTDSYNSSIASLNKNVGDEREKNVVEITSKDFGIPDPEKALQYAQESDVIIAAMGENRYLCGEGRNRSNIRLAGQQEAFVKELIAIGKPVVLIVFGGRPHVLTDIEKGCQAIVQAWYPGEEGGNAVADMLLGNINPSGKMTVTVPRSNKQCPIWYSKGYNPDDMPLYPFGHGLSYTTFTYSNLKVSNEASTTDQWIPLSFELENTGDRKGAEIAQLYVSAKGLSMPRPPIVLEGFSRVELEKGQRKTVTFYVSPQQLAFYDKDMKLVIEPGTYKFSIGASSTNMKLTASITVKGEKLTLDQQDIFFSETMIK from the coding sequence ATGCATGCAAACATAAAGAACAGACTGCTCAGCACATTGTTATGCCTAAGCCTCTTTTCCTGTAAACCATCCGCTCACCAATTTGGCAACAGCCCGAATCAGGTACAGAATGCAGGAATTACTGCCCAAAGGGAAAAAACTATACAGCAAAAAGTGTCTGCCATAATGGACACCCTTTCGCTGGAACAGAAAGTATTGCAACTGATGGGAGAAGCTGACCAACCAAAACTTGCTAGAGGAGAAGCTATTTCGGGCTATAATATTGAAGGGGCGACTACCTTACCACAACAGATAGGTATTTCCTGCAGCTGGAACCCTGAGTTGCTGCGTATCAATACCGGATACACATCTAGACTGATGCGCTCATTGGGTACCACTCTAGCGCTGTCTCCAATGCTGGATGTAAGCAGAAATGCCCATTGGGGCAGAATGGAGGAAAGCTTTGGGGAGTCAGAATATCTAACGTCCCGCATGGGACTGGCTTTTGTAAAAGGAATGCAAACTGATGACCTGAGCAAAGGGGTAGCCACCACTACCAAGCACTTTGCCGGATACGGTGGCAAAAATGACAACCTTCGTGTATTTTATGAGGAAATACTAATGCCCCATGAGGTTGCCATCCGCCTGGGCAATTCCCAATCCCTGATGCCAGGATACCATTCCTATCAGGGAGTTCCGGCACATGCTTCAGCATTTCTGCTACAGGACGTACTCCGCAACCAATGGGGATATGATGGTGTGGTGGTTTCCGACTATTTTGCCATCAAGCAGATTCATAATTCCTACCACTACGCCAAGGATACCCTTGAAGCTGTCGCAATGGCACTGAAAAATGGGATACATCTTGAGTTACCCAACGGCGATTATTACAAACAACTTCCTGGAGCCCTTGAAAAAGGCATGATCTCAATGGAAGACATTGACAATGCTGTCCGACATATCCTCACTCTGAAAGGAAGACTAGGGCTTTTGGATATGCCTCCAGTCCCTCAAAAGAATGTGGAATTAGACCCTGTAGACTACCGTGAAAGAGCCTACATTTCTGCCGCTCAATCATTGGTATTACTGAAAAACAAGGGCATTCTTCCCTTGAGTGACGACATAAAAAAAATAGCTTTGGTGGGTCCTAATGCGGATGCCGTAGAATCCCTATTAGGAGATTATACCCATCAGACTTTATCTCTTTACTGGGGAAAACAACCACTCGACGGTTTAAATCCAAAACTAATCACACTACTTGAAGGCTTGCAATCCAAGGTAAACGATCAGGTAGAAATCCTGTATGAGCGGGGTTGTGACTGGACAGATTCCTACAACAGCTCCATCGCCAGCCTCAACAAAAATGTAGGTGATGAGCGAGAAAAAAATGTGGTGGAGATTACTTCCAAGGACTTCGGTATTCCTGATCCTGAAAAAGCACTTCAGTATGCACAGGAAAGTGATGTCATCATTGCCGCTATGGGAGAAAACCGCTACCTGTGTGGTGAAGGACGTAACCGTTCCAATATCAGGCTTGCTGGTCAGCAAGAAGCGTTTGTTAAAGAATTGATTGCAATAGGCAAACCCGTTGTACTAATCGTATTCGGAGGCAGACCCCATGTTCTGACTGATATTGAAAAGGGCTGTCAGGCAATTGTACAGGCATGGTATCCGGGTGAGGAAGGCGGTAATGCCGTAGCGGATATGCTGCTCGGCAATATCAATCCTTCAGGAAAAATGACGGTAACCGTTCCACGCAGTAATAAACAGTGCCCAATTTGGTACAGTAAAGGATATAATCCTGATGATATGCCACTTTATCCTTTCGGACATGGTTTGTCCTATACCACTTTTACATATAGCAACCTTAAGGTATCCAATGAAGCATCCACTACAGACCAATGGATACCACTTTCTTTTGAACTGGAAAACACAGGTGATCGTAAGGGAGCTGAGATTGCACAGCTGTATGTCTCTGCCAAAGGACTTTCCATGCCAAGGCCTCCAATTGTTCTGGAAGGTTTTTCTAGAGTAGAACTGGAAAAAGGGCAAAGAAAGACAGTCACTTTCTATGTGTCTCCTCAGCAACTTGCTTTTTATGATAAGGACATGAAACTGGTTATTGAGCCAGGTACCTATAAGTTTTCGATCGGTGCATCATCTACAAACATGAAACTGACTGCCTCAATTACGGTAAAGGGAGAAAAGCTGACACTTGATCAGCAGGATATTTTCTTTAGTGAGACAATGATTAAATAA
- a CDS encoding family 16 glycosylhydrolase → MNVQQFLAGIFLFAAGNTVVLAQDLTIPPKHYVDTVNIEMRVVRQNDRYPLSDQGNNGKWKLLKKHSDEFDGKSVNESRWYPNNPKWKGRQPTFFHPSNVRLENGELIFSVNKHQNDSLPEGFTHTSGFIKSKKKFLYGYFEAEMKLMDAPWVSGFWMTNVSKDWWTEIDICENAPGVSYNRNDLNSNIHVFRTPKDKGDIQKHFSRTKKYYIPSELQQDYHVWGLEWTPEYIRFYIDGILFREAKNTHWHQPLEVNFNNESNKWFGALPDDQRLDGQFNVKYFRAWEAN, encoded by the coding sequence ATGAATGTACAACAATTTCTAGCGGGAATCTTTTTGTTTGCAGCAGGCAATACTGTCGTATTAGCACAAGACTTAACCATCCCCCCAAAACACTATGTAGACACCGTCAATATTGAAATGAGAGTGGTAAGACAAAACGACCGTTATCCGCTTTCAGATCAAGGCAATAACGGTAAGTGGAAATTGCTGAAAAAACACTCCGATGAATTTGATGGAAAAAGTGTCAACGAAAGTCGATGGTATCCCAACAACCCGAAATGGAAAGGCAGACAACCTACTTTCTTCCATCCATCCAATGTCAGGTTGGAAAATGGTGAACTCATTTTCAGTGTTAACAAACACCAGAATGATTCACTCCCGGAAGGTTTTACTCATACTTCTGGATTTATCAAAAGTAAGAAGAAATTTCTCTACGGCTATTTTGAGGCAGAGATGAAACTGATGGATGCTCCTTGGGTATCGGGTTTCTGGATGACTAACGTAAGCAAGGACTGGTGGACTGAGATTGATATCTGCGAGAATGCCCCCGGTGTAAGTTATAACCGGAATGACCTGAATTCCAACATCCATGTTTTCAGGACACCTAAGGATAAAGGGGATATTCAGAAGCATTTTTCCAGAACCAAAAAGTACTATATCCCTTCAGAACTGCAACAAGATTACCATGTATGGGGACTTGAATGGACACCTGAATACATCCGCTTCTACATTGACGGCATCCTGTTCAGGGAAGCTAAGAATACCCACTGGCACCAGCCATTGGAAGTCAATTTCAATAACGAATCCAACAAATGGTTTGGTGCACTTCCGGACGATCAGCGACTTGATGGGCAATTTAATGTGAAGTACTTCAGAGCTTGGGAAGCCAACTAA
- a CDS encoding nuclear transport factor 2 family protein, with translation MNLEKNKENAIAFYRMAYEGNPQKAIELYVGKEYIQHNPDVPDGTQGFIDYFEKMQREYPEKSIRFVRSVAEGDLVALHTHQVWPGNDQYVTMDFFRFDEKGKICEHWDAIQQVPEKQAHQNGMF, from the coding sequence ATGAATCTGGAAAAAAATAAAGAAAATGCGATTGCCTTTTACCGAATGGCTTACGAAGGTAACCCTCAAAAAGCTATTGAGCTTTATGTTGGCAAAGAATATATCCAGCATAATCCGGATGTACCAGATGGAACTCAGGGCTTTATTGATTATTTTGAAAAGATGCAGAGAGAATACCCTGAAAAGTCAATCCGATTTGTAAGAAGTGTAGCGGAAGGTGATCTCGTCGCCTTGCATACCCATCAGGTTTGGCCCGGTAATGACCAATATGTAACCATGGACTTTTTCCGCTTTGATGAAAAAGGCAAGATCTGCGAGCATTGGGATGCTATTCAGCAAGTTCCTGAAAAGCAGGCGCACCAGAACGGGATGTTTTAA
- a CDS encoding NADP-dependent oxidoreductase: MMKAFVLEKAGPAENLKIKEIDKPPLKEGEILVAVKAISINPADVKIRAAEEGIKSMYAGAENIILGWDIAGTVEEVGSGVTHFKKGDKVFGMVNFPGQGNAYAEYVAAPENQMAKIPDNVSFEEAAATTLAALTALQVLENRVKKGDRVLIQAGSGGVGHFAIQIAKYYGAYVITTASGNNREFVMSLGADEHIDYQKQNFVDILSDIDFVLDGIGGKVLEDSIKVLKEGGTIISLPTSKKVLEEMEAKTEKKIHTIPLLVHSDRAGMVTLSQFLADGTLEPTIFKTFPFDEMQEAHKEVEAGRTVGKIIVTL, translated from the coding sequence ATGATGAAAGCATTCGTATTGGAAAAAGCAGGACCAGCAGAAAACCTGAAAATCAAAGAAATAGACAAACCACCCCTAAAAGAGGGTGAAATTTTGGTAGCTGTAAAAGCTATTAGCATCAATCCAGCTGACGTAAAAATCAGGGCAGCAGAGGAAGGTATCAAGTCCATGTATGCAGGTGCTGAAAACATTATCCTCGGGTGGGATATTGCTGGTACAGTCGAGGAAGTAGGTTCAGGTGTCACTCACTTTAAGAAAGGCGACAAAGTCTTCGGTATGGTGAACTTCCCCGGTCAGGGAAATGCCTATGCCGAATATGTGGCAGCTCCTGAAAATCAAATGGCAAAAATACCTGACAATGTCTCTTTTGAGGAGGCCGCAGCCACTACCCTTGCAGCTCTGACAGCTCTTCAAGTATTGGAAAACAGGGTAAAGAAAGGCGATCGTGTCCTGATTCAAGCGGGATCAGGGGGAGTAGGACATTTTGCCATTCAGATTGCCAAATACTATGGCGCCTACGTGATTACAACCGCATCAGGCAATAACAGGGAATTTGTGATGTCATTGGGGGCTGATGAACATATTGATTATCAGAAACAAAACTTTGTGGATATTTTGTCAGATATCGATTTTGTCTTGGATGGCATAGGCGGCAAAGTATTAGAAGATTCTATCAAGGTGCTAAAAGAAGGTGGAACCATTATTTCTCTACCTACATCAAAAAAAGTGTTGGAAGAGATGGAAGCAAAAACGGAGAAAAAGATTCATACCATTCCACTGTTGGTACATTCTGATAGAGCGGGGATGGTTACCTTAAGTCAATTTCTAGCGGACGGTACCTTAGAACCTACCATCTTTAAAACATTTCCTTTTGACGAGATGCAGGAAGCCCATAAGGAGGTGGAAGCCGGAAGAACAGTAGGCAAAATAATCGTCACCCTTTAA
- the nfsB gene encoding oxygen-insensitive NAD(P)H nitroreductase, which produces MNILETLNWRYSTKEFDPNKKISEKDFEVVKALLRLSPSSTNIQPWHFVIADTQEGKARIAKSAHGFYQFNEPKIMDASYSVVFCARTSADEEYMHRLLDKEDKDGRFADPKFKEMMYGGRKIFADMHHYDYKDFQHWIEKQVYLNMGNFLLGVAAMGIDALPMEGVDLKVLDEEFGLREKGFTALAVVSIGYRKDSDFNAILPKSRLPEEEIFTVLS; this is translated from the coding sequence ATGAATATTTTAGAAACATTGAACTGGCGTTATTCAACAAAAGAATTTGATCCGAATAAGAAAATTTCAGAAAAGGATTTTGAAGTAGTAAAAGCATTATTACGTCTGAGCCCTTCCAGCACCAATATTCAACCTTGGCATTTCGTGATTGCTGATACGCAAGAAGGTAAGGCACGTATCGCCAAGTCAGCACATGGTTTTTACCAGTTCAATGAACCAAAAATAATGGATGCTTCATATAGTGTTGTTTTCTGTGCGAGAACAAGTGCTGATGAAGAATATATGCACCGATTACTAGACAAAGAAGATAAGGATGGTCGTTTTGCAGATCCAAAATTCAAGGAGATGATGTATGGAGGCAGAAAGATATTTGCAGACATGCACCACTACGATTACAAGGATTTTCAGCATTGGATAGAAAAGCAGGTATACCTCAATATGGGTAATTTCCTGTTAGGCGTAGCGGCAATGGGTATCGATGCCCTACCTATGGAAGGGGTTGACCTGAAGGTATTGGACGAGGAATTCGGATTGAGAGAAAAAGGATTTACAGCACTAGCAGTTGTTTCAATTGGCTACCGTAAGGATTCTGATTTCAATGCCATTTTGCCAAAGTCCAGACTTCCTGAAGAAGAAATCTTTACAGTGCTTTCGTAA